In one window of Tubulanus polymorphus chromosome 3, tnTubPoly1.2, whole genome shotgun sequence DNA:
- the LOC141901543 gene encoding ATP synthase F(1) complex subunit gamma, mitochondrial-like has protein sequence MFGRTATAIKPIGTQVRYMATLKDIAVRLKSVKNIQKITASMKMVSAAKFNKAERELRPAREYGLGAKEFYEKAGVTQDEAKPNHLLVAMTSDRGLCGACHSNICRAIKAYVKDAGESTNIKIICVGDKSKAQLQGLFSDKILMHFTDIGKKPATFADAKIIANELMNCGFEYDFGTLYYNIFKSVISYNTTAMPVYTPAQVNDAEKLSLYDSLDEDVMRCYNEYALTSLIYYAMKESAASEQSSRMTAMDSATKNAGEMIDKLTLTYNRTRQAVITRELIEIISGAAAV, from the exons ATGTTCGGCAGGACGGCTACGGCCATCAAGCCTATTGG CACCCAGGTCAGATATATGGCCACGTTAAAAGACA TTGCTGTGCGTTTGAAGTCAGTTAAAAATATCCAGAAAATCACGGCTTCAATGAAGATGGTGTCCGCCGCCAAGTTTAACAAGGCTGAACGTGAATTGAGACCGGCACGTGAATATGGTCTTGGCGCAAAGG AATTCTACGAAAAGGCTGGCGTAACCCAGGATGAAGCGAAACCGAATCATTTGTTGGTTGCGATGACTTCCGATCGAGGTTTATGCGGAGCTTGTCATTCGAATATATGTCGTGCTATCAAGGCATATGTAAAAGATGCCGGTGAATCGACCAATATCAAGATTATTTGCGTCGGAGATAAAAGCAAAGCTCAATTACAGGG GCTTTTCAGTGATAAGATTTTGATGCACTTTACTGATATCGGAAAGAAGCCTGCTACTTTTGCCGATGCAAAAATTATCGCCAATGAGCTGATGAACTGCGGCTTTGAGTATGATTTCGGTACGCTCTACTACAATATCTTCAA ATCGGTAATTTCTTACAACACGACTGCGATGCCTGTGTATACACCAGCTCAGGTTAATGATGCAGAGAAACTCAGTCTGTATGACAGTCTCGACGAGGATGTCATGCGCTGTTATAACGAATACGCTCTAACTAGTTTGATCTATTACGCTATGAAAGAATCTGCGGCCAGCGAACAGAGCTCACGTATGACTGCCATGGACAGCGCTACCAAGAATGCCG GTGAAATGATTGACAAGTTGACATTGACATACAACAGAACAAGACAGGCAGTGATCACTAGGGAATTGATCGAAATTATATCAGGAGCTGCAGCCGTTTAA
- the LOC141901569 gene encoding nicotinamide phosphoribosyltransferase-like, translating into MATNGFSNRDENLLLLTDSYKVTHHLQYPPGTSHVFSYFECRGGKFPETVFFGLQYLLKRYLVGPVVTKENIEEAKEHYNLHFGQNVFNEEGWNYILEKHGGHLPIRIKAIPEGTVVPYKNALITVENTDPKCYWLTNYIETLIVQVWYPVTVATNSRAMKLVIAKYLSETADTMDGIYFKLHDFGFRGSTSVESAGIGGLAHLVNFKGTDTQMGNVFGKRYYHCPMAGFSIQATEHSTITTWGEDGEKDAFRHFLEIFPDGLLACVSDSYDLFRACDQYWGQDLKDLIVERGERGGSLVIRPDSGDPPEIVVKLLEILGKRFGYENNSKGFKVLPKYLRVIQGDGINFESLGLIMENMKTHGWSVDNISFGSGGGLLQKVNRDTQKCAYKCSFAIVNGKPVNVYKDPITDPGKKSKKGRLSLEIRDGKYVTMVEGSGDPKDDLLETVFENGKLLKDYTLDEIRARAELEIVKKHIT; encoded by the exons atggCGACCAATGGTTTTTCGAATCGAGACGAAAATCTTCTCCTTTTGACAGATTCGTACAAG GTGACTCATCATCTCCAGTATCCTCCCGGTACAAGCCATGTATTTTCCTATTTTGAATGTCGTGGTGGGAAATTTCCGGAGACGGTATTCTTTGGTCTGCAATATCTGTTAAAACGCTATCTAGTGGGACCAGttgttacaaaagaaaatatcgaGGAAGCAAAGGAACATTACAATCTGCATTTTGGACAAAATGTGTTCAATGAGGAAGGTTGGAACTATATCTTAGAG AAACATGGCGGTCATCTACCTATAAGAATCAAAGCTATTCCAGAAGGCACTGTAGTGCCATATAAAAATGCACTGATAACAGTAGAGAACACAGATCCAAAATGTTACTGGTTAACAAATTATATTGAG ACTCTGATTGTTCAAGTATGGTATCCAGTTACAGTAGCAACCAACTCGAGGgctatgaaattagttattgcgAAATATTTATCTGAAACCGCTGACACAATGGATGGGATCTATTTCAAACTACATGACTTTGGTTTTAGAGGTTCAACATCAGTTGAG TCTGCTGGTATAGGAGGTCTAGCTCATTTAGTGAATTTCAAAGGAACAGATACTCAAATGGGAAATGTGTTTGGTAAAAGATACTACCATTGCCCGATGGCCGGGTTTTCAATCCAAGCTACAGAGCATAG TACAATAACTACATGGGGAGAGGATGGTGAGAAGGATGCATTCCGTCATTTTTTGGAGATATTTCCGGATGGTCTTTTAGCCTGTGTCAGCGATAGTTACGACTTGTTTCGTGCTTGCGATCAGTATTGGGGACAGGATCTCAAGGATCTTATCGTTGAAAGAGGAGAACGCGGAGGCTCTCTCGTCATACGCCCCGACTCTGGCGATCCACCCGAGATCGTGGTCAAG TTGTTGGAGATACTCGGAAAGCGATTTGGCTATGAAAACAACAGCAAAGGATTTAAAGTTTTACCGAAGTATCTACGAGTGATTCAAGGAGATGGAATTAACTTCGAGTCTCTCGGATTAATCatggaaaatatgaaaacacaCGGCTGGAGCGTAGATAATATATCGTTTGGCAGCGGCGGCGGTTTACTGCAGAAAGTAAATCGTGATACTCAGAAATGTGCTTATAAATGCAGTTTCGCAATCGTCAATGGAAAACCA GTAAATGTGTATAAAGACCCGATTACCGATCCGGGTAAAAAGTCTAAAAAAGGAAGATTGTCTCTTGAAATACGCGACGGAAAATATGTTACAATGGTTGAGGGAAGTGGTGATCCAAAAGAT GATCTTCTTGAGACGGTCtttgaaaatggaaaattgcTCAAAGATTACACCCTAGACGAAATCCGAGCCAGGGCAGAACTTGAGATTGTCAAAAAGCATATAACATAA